The following nucleotide sequence is from Halomonas chromatireducens.
CGGTCATCAAGGTAGTCGGCGTGGGCGGTGGTGGTGGTAATGCCGTCAACCACATGGTCGAAAGCAATATCGAAGGTGTGGAATTCATCTGCGCCAATACTGACGCCCAGGCGCTCAAGCGGGTGTCGGCGAAAACCGTGCTCCAGCTCGGTGGCGAGATCACCAAGGGCCTGGGCGCGGGTGCCAATCCCGAGGTCGGCCGTCAGGCCGCCATGGAGGATCGGGAGCGCATCGCCGACTTGATCCGTGGTGCCGATATGGTCTTCATTACGGCCGGCATGGGTGGCGGCACCGGCACCGGCGGTGCGCCGGTGGTTGCTCAGGTGGCAAAGGAACTGGGGATTCTCACCGTGGCCGTGGTGACGCGCCCCTTCCCGTTCGAAGGCCCCAAGCGCATGCGGGTTGCCGAGGAGGGCATGAAGGAGCTCTCCGAGCATGTCGACTCCCTGATCACCATCCCCAACGAGAAGCTGCTGTCGGTGCTGGGCAAGAACGCCAGCCTGCTGACGGCCTTCAGTGCTGCCAACGATGTGCTGCTGGGGGCGGTGCAGGGCATTGCCGAGCTGATCACCAGCCCCGGTATCATCAACGTCGACTTCGCGGACGTGCGCACCGTCATGTCCGAGATGGGGATGGCTATGATGGGTACGGGCGGTGCCACCGGCGAGAATCGCGCCCGCGAGGCCGCCGAGAAGGCGATTCGCAGCCCGCTGCTCGAGGATATCGACCTGCATGGCGCTCGCGGCATCCTGGTCAACATCACGGCCGGCCCGGATCTCTCCATCGGTGAATTCAACGATGTGGGTGCTACAGTCCAGGAGTTCGCCTCCCAGGATGCTACCATCGTGGTGGGTACCTCGATCGATATGGACATGACCGACGAACTGCGCGTCACCGTCGTGGCGGCGGGGTTGGAAGGGCGTCAGCAGAAAATGGCCGGTCGCGAGAGCAGCAAGCGCTCCGAGGGCAGCGAATATCGTCAGCGCGCTCAGCCGGCCATGCGTCAGCAAAGTGCAGCGGTCAAGTCAGAGCCTCAAGAGGCCCCGAAGCCGCAGCCCGAGAAGCGCCGCACGCCACAGGAACTGGATGACTATCTCGACATCCCGGCCTTCCTGCGCCGTCAGGCCGATTGAGATCGGCTTGCTTCGCGATCTGGCAGGGTCAGGTGATGTTTTTTTGTTGAAACACTTGTTCGGTGTTATAGTGAACGGTGTTTGATAACTAACAACTGCCTGGCTACTGCCCATGATCAGACAACGCACCCTGCAAAACAGCATCCGCGCCACCGGCGTCGGACTCCATTCCGGCAAGAAGGTCTATCTGACGCTGCGCCCGGCACCGGTGAATACCGGTATCGTTTTCGTGCGCACCGACCTCGACCCGGAGGTTCAGGTTCCGGCTAGCGCCTCGCTGGTTACCGATACGACGCTGTGTACCGCGTTGTCACGGGACGGCGTCAAGGTCGCCACGGTTGAGCATCTGATGTCGGCCCTGGCGGGTCTGGGCATTGATAATGCCTACGTGGATGTCAGTGCTCCCGAAGTCCCGATCATGGATGGCAGTGCCGGCCCCTTTGTTTTCCTGATCCAGTCGGCGGGCATCGCCGAGCAGGAAGCGCCGAAGCAGTTTATCCGCATCAAGCGTGAAGTGCTGGTGCAGGAGGAGGGCAAGGAAGCGCGCTTCCTGCCCCATCAGGGTTTCAAGGTGTCGTTTGCCATCGAGTTCGATCACCCGGTCTTCGAAGACCAGAAGCAGACTGCCGTGGTGGATTTCTCCACCACCTCCTTCGTCAAGGAGGTATCCCGGGCACGTACCTTTGGCTTCATGCGTGATCTCGAGTACCTGCGGGCGAACAATCTGGCGCTGGGCGGAAGCCTCGACAACGCTATCGTGGTCGACGACTATCGCATCGTCAACGAGGGTGGCCTGCGCTACGAGGATGAGTTCGTCAAGCACAAGGTGCTTGATGCCATCGGTGATCTCTACCTGCTGGGCTATAGCCTTATCGGTGAGTTCCGCGGCATCAAGTCGGGCCATGCGCTGAACAACCAGCTCTGCCGTGCCCTGCTCGCTCAGCCCGACTGCTACGAGATCGTGACCTTCGAGAACGAGCGCGAGCTGTCGCCGATCTCCTACGCCCAGCCCGCCATGGCCTGACAGCCGGCAGTCTCTTCAGGCCCGGCATCACACAAGCGCCGCGCTCCGTGAGGAGTGCGGCGCTTGTGCATCAGGCGAACCAGGCTTTCATCACGGCGGTGATATGGCGCATGTCCTCTTCCGAGGTGATATAGGCCGGCATGGTATAGAGCCAGCGTCCGAAGGATCGCAGCCAGACGCCCTGGCGGCGGGCGTACTCCGCGACGCCTTTCAACGAGGCGGGATCCCGGACTTCGATCACGGCGGTGGCACCCAGGGCGCGGACATCGGCAACCAGGGGGTGCGCGCGCAGGCGGGTGTCCAGCACCAGCTCCTCGCGCAGGATCCGATGAAGGACGGCGATCCGGTCCAGGTAGCGCTCCTCCTCGAAGATGGCGAGACTCTCCAGCGCAACCCGGCAGGCCAGCGGATTGCCCATGAAGGTGGGGCCGTGCATGAAAGCATGATCGGGGCTGTCGCCGATGAAGGCGTCATGCACCCGGTCCGTGGCCAGCGTCGCCGCATGGCCGAGGTAGCCGCCGGTCAGCCCCTTGGAGAGCACCATGATGTCCGGCGTAATACCGGCGTGGTCGGCGGCGAACAGCGTGCCCGTGCGGCCGAAGCCGGTCGCCACCTCGTCGAAGACCAGCAGCACGTCGTACGCCTCGCATAGCGCCTGCGCGCCAACGAGATAGTGGGGGGAGGTCATGTTGAGGCCACCCGCCGCCTGCAGCAGCGGCTCCATCAGCAGGGCCGCAATCTCCTGATGATGACGCTCCAGCACCGCTTCGAGGCGGTCGAGATCGGCCTGGACCGAGGCCGGATCGGCGTCGAAGGGTGCCGTGGGGGCAGGGGCGAAGTGGTGCCGGGGCAGGTAGCCGGCGAACAGTGAGTGCATGCCCTCCTCGGGGTCGCAGACCGCCATGCAGCCCGCCGTGTCGCCGTGATAGGCCTTCATCAGGGAGAGCAGCCGGTGCTTGCCGGGCTTGCCTCTCAACTGGTGATACTGCACCGCCATCTTCATGGCCACTTCCATGCCCACCGAGCCGCTGTCCGAGAAGAAGACATGGTTGAGACCCTCGGGGGTGACGCGAACGAGCTCCCCGGCCAGCCGATCGGCTGGCTCATGGCTCAGCCCGCCGAGCATGACATGGCACAGCTCGCCCGCCTGTTCGCGTATCGCCGCCACCAGGCGGGGGTGACCGTAGCCATGGATCATGCACCACCAGGAGCAGGTGGCGTCGAGCAGCCGTTCCCCGCTCTCCAGAGTGAAACGAGGTCCTTCGCCGCCGATTACCCTTGGCGCCGGCGACTGTGTCTTTAGATGGGCATAGGGGTGCCAGACGTGGGACATCAAATAGCCTCCGTTGGGTGGCGACGGACAGGAAGGGAGTGAGGGCAGGGGCGCGGGTTCAGGACGGTACGGTGCCAGGCTACCAGGCACGCGAAATGCTTGCCTCGCATTGCAAAGCAAAAAGAAATGAAGGAAATCAATGTATTGAAATGGTGCGGATGGGGAGACTTGAACTCCCACGCCCGAAGGCACCAGAACCTAAATCTGGCGTGTCTACCAATTCCACCACATCCGCAGGGTTGGGCAGGCGTCCACATTGTACGGACGCCCGCCGGCAAGTCAATCGTCATCGGGCAGCACGAGGCAGGTGGCGGCGG
It contains:
- the bioA gene encoding adenosylmethionine--8-amino-7-oxononanoate transaminase, with the protein product MMSHVWHPYAHLKTQSPAPRVIGGEGPRFTLESGERLLDATCSWWCMIHGYGHPRLVAAIREQAGELCHVMLGGLSHEPADRLAGELVRVTPEGLNHVFFSDSGSVGMEVAMKMAVQYHQLRGKPGKHRLLSLMKAYHGDTAGCMAVCDPEEGMHSLFAGYLPRHHFAPAPTAPFDADPASVQADLDRLEAVLERHHQEIAALLMEPLLQAAGGLNMTSPHYLVGAQALCEAYDVLLVFDEVATGFGRTGTLFAADHAGITPDIMVLSKGLTGGYLGHAATLATDRVHDAFIGDSPDHAFMHGPTFMGNPLACRVALESLAIFEEERYLDRIAVLHRILREELVLDTRLRAHPLVADVRALGATAVIEVRDPASLKGVAEYARRQGVWLRSFGRWLYTMPAYITSEEDMRHITAVMKAWFA
- the ftsZ gene encoding cell division protein FtsZ, translated to MFELVDSAPSSSAVIKVVGVGGGGGNAVNHMVESNIEGVEFICANTDAQALKRVSAKTVLQLGGEITKGLGAGANPEVGRQAAMEDRERIADLIRGADMVFITAGMGGGTGTGGAPVVAQVAKELGILTVAVVTRPFPFEGPKRMRVAEEGMKELSEHVDSLITIPNEKLLSVLGKNASLLTAFSAANDVLLGAVQGIAELITSPGIINVDFADVRTVMSEMGMAMMGTGGATGENRAREAAEKAIRSPLLEDIDLHGARGILVNITAGPDLSIGEFNDVGATVQEFASQDATIVVGTSIDMDMTDELRVTVVAAGLEGRQQKMAGRESSKRSEGSEYRQRAQPAMRQQSAAVKSEPQEAPKPQPEKRRTPQELDDYLDIPAFLRRQAD
- the lpxC gene encoding UDP-3-O-acyl-N-acetylglucosamine deacetylase translates to MIRQRTLQNSIRATGVGLHSGKKVYLTLRPAPVNTGIVFVRTDLDPEVQVPASASLVTDTTLCTALSRDGVKVATVEHLMSALAGLGIDNAYVDVSAPEVPIMDGSAGPFVFLIQSAGIAEQEAPKQFIRIKREVLVQEEGKEARFLPHQGFKVSFAIEFDHPVFEDQKQTAVVDFSTTSFVKEVSRARTFGFMRDLEYLRANNLALGGSLDNAIVVDDYRIVNEGGLRYEDEFVKHKVLDAIGDLYLLGYSLIGEFRGIKSGHALNNQLCRALLAQPDCYEIVTFENERELSPISYAQPAMA